AGGGCGTAGAGGTTGCCAACCACCAGGCCGTTGATCAGCTGGTCCAGCATGCTCCCCCTCCTACGGGTTCCAGATCGCAAAGGCGCCGCCACGGACCACCAGCGGTACGAAGCGGGGGTTGCGGAGCCGCCGGTCCTCGCCGAAGGCGGTGGCGCCCTGCAGGATGGTCTCCAGGTGCTCGGCCTGCTCCAGGCCGTCCCGCAGGGCCTTGCGGTCCACCCCCACCCGGTTCAGCACCGCGGCCAGGATCTTCATCCCGTCGTACGCCCCGGCGGCGAAGGTGTCGGGGTCCGTGCCGTACCGCTCCCGGAACCGCTCCACGAACTGCTGCGCCTCGGGGCGGGGATCCGCCGGGTGGAACCGGCTCACCGTGTAGACCCCCTCCACCGCCGCCCCGCCCAGGTTGAGGAACTGGGGCGAGTAGACCGAGCTGGCGGCCAGCACGGTCACGTCCAGCCCCACCGCGGGGATCTGCTGGGCGATCAGCGCTCCGTCGTTGTAGTAGGAAATCAGCACCAGAGCGTCAGGCTGGGCGTCCCGGGCCTTGGTCAGAACCGGGCGGAAGTCCTTTTCGGTAAGTAGATAGGCCTCCTGCAGCACCACCTCGGCGCCCAGGGCCCGGGCCTGCTCGACGAACAGATCGGCGGTGGTCTTGCCCCAATCGGTGTTCTGGTGCAGCACCGCCAGCCGCTTCCGGCCCAGCTGCTCCACCGCCAGCCGGGCCAGGAAGGGCGCCTCGTCCGTCTGGCTGGTGGAGTTGCTCCAGATGAAGTCGCCGGTCTTGGTGAAGTCCGGGTGCGAGTTGGTGATGCCCAGCTGCACCAGCCCGGCCCGCTGGAAGATGGGCGAGGCGGCCATGGAAGCGGGCGAGCTGAAGTCGCCGATGACCGCCACGACCCGCGGGTCATTGACGAACTTCTGGGCGACGGCCGGGCTCTGTTTGGGATCGCTCTGGGTGTCCTCAAACACGTAGTTCAGCGGCCGGCCCTGCACCCCGCCGGCGGCGTTGATCTCCTCCAGGGCCAGGTCAAAGCCCCGGCGCCAGATCTTGCCGTACTCGGCGCTGTCCCCGGTCAGAGGCCCCATCACGCCGATGAGCACCTCCCCCTGCGCCCCGTTCTGGCTCCCTGCGGATCCCTGCGCCCCCGACGGCGCCGTCGCGGCGGAGCTACAACCGGCCAGCACCACCGAAAACGCCAGAACCCATGCCAGCCAGAACCGGGCACGTTGCGCCCCGCGCAGAGACACCAGAACCACTCCCCTTTCTCCGTGTTTTCACGCGTGCGATGGCCGACCCGAAATCTCACGTATTCCGGTCGGAATAGGTTGCATTGAAGCGTAGCATTATTCCGCTTTCCCGTCAACGGGGGACAGCGGAGAAAAGTGGGTCATTCCTATCAAGAAAACAGGAAAACCCGGATGCCAGATGGCATCCGGGCCTGGGGCGACGCCTTCTCTGGGATGGGGGCTGCCTGCACAGGTGAGTCGCCCCGAACCGGGGCCAGGATGTTCGGGTTCGGGGCGAAACGTGCACTCCTCTGCGACCCCCGGGTGCACATTTCGCCTCGAACTCCCTGCTGACCACGCACGCAGCAGGCGGAATGTGCACCCCACCACAGACCACAGGTGCACATTCCGCCTCGAACCGGGCCCGGGATCAGACCCCAGACTGCGCCGCCGCATACCCGAGCGCCTGCTCCAGGTCGGCGACGATGGCCTCCAGGGCCTGGCGGGTCGGGTTGCCCGAGCGGGCGTAATCGTACGGACCCGAGCGGTTCAGCCCGGGTTGACGGAACGTGGAAACCTGGTAGATGGGCACGGCGGCCGCGCCCGTGACGGAGTCCACCTCGCGCCCCGTGTGCAGAACCCGCGTCCCAAACTCCAAGGCTCTATCCCTCCAGCGCCTGAGCAAGATCGGCGATCAGGTCGTCGGCGTCCTCGATGCCCACCGAGAGCCGCAGCAGCCGGTCCGTGATGCCCAGCCGCCGCCGCACCTCCTCCGGCATGTCGGCGTGGGTCTGGGTCCAGGGGAAGGTGATCAGGCTCTCCACGCCCCCCAGCGACTCGGCGAACAGGATCAGCTTCACCCGGCGCAGCACCTGCGGCACCAGAGAGGGCTCCGTCACGGTGAAGGAGAGCATCCCGCCCACGCCCGGGTAGAGCACCTCTTCGACCCGCGGGTGCTCCCGGAGCCAGGCGGCGATGCGCGCCGCGTTCTGCTGGTGGCGCTCCATCCGCAGGGCGAGGGTCTTCAGCCCGCGCAGCACCAGCCAGCTGTCCTGCGGCCCCAGCACCGAGCCCACCGCGTTCTGGAGAAAGGAGAGCCGGTCCCCCAGGGCGGTGTCCCGGGTGATCAGCGCCCCGGCCACCACGTCGTTGTGGCCGGCCAGGTACTTGGTGGCGCTGTGGACGACGATGTCCGCGCCCAGCTCCAGCGGGCGGCAGAGCCAGGGCGTGAGGAAGGTGTTGTCGACGATCAGCAGCAGGCCGTGCGCCCGGCAGAGACCGGCCAGGGCGGCGACATCCGCCCGCTTCATGCGCGGGTTGGTGAGGGACTCGACGAGGACCGCCCGGGTGTCGGGCCGGATCGCCGCCCGCACCGCGTCCAGATCCGCCGTGTCCGCGTAGGTGTGCGGCAGGGCCAGCACCTGCTCCAACAGCCGGTAGGTGCCGCCGTACAAGTCCTCGGTGACGACCAGGTGGTCGCCGGGCCCGAAGAGCCCCAGTGCACAGGTCAGTGCCGCCATGCCCGAGGCAAAGGCGAGCGCCCGGGCGCCCCCCTCCGCCCGGGCAAGCGCTTCCTCCAGGGCCGCCCGGGTCGGGTTGCCGCTGCGGCTGTAATCGTAGCCCGTCGACTCGCCCAGGGCCGGATGCTGAAAGGTCGCCGATTGGTAGACCGGCACCGAGACGGCGCCATAGGCCGGGTCACGC
The nucleotide sequence above comes from Symbiobacterium thermophilum IAM 14863. Encoded proteins:
- a CDS encoding ABC transporter substrate-binding protein, with product MVLVSLRGAQRARFWLAWVLAFSVVLAGCSSAATAPSGAQGSAGSQNGAQGEVLIGVMGPLTGDSAEYGKIWRRGFDLALEEINAAGGVQGRPLNYVFEDTQSDPKQSPAVAQKFVNDPRVVAVIGDFSSPASMAASPIFQRAGLVQLGITNSHPDFTKTGDFIWSNSTSQTDEAPFLARLAVEQLGRKRLAVLHQNTDWGKTTADLFVEQARALGAEVVLQEAYLLTEKDFRPVLTKARDAQPDALVLISYYNDGALIAQQIPAVGLDVTVLAASSVYSPQFLNLGGAAVEGVYTVSRFHPADPRPEAQQFVERFRERYGTDPDTFAAGAYDGMKILAAVLNRVGVDRKALRDGLEQAEHLETILQGATAFGEDRRLRNPRFVPLVVRGGAFAIWNP
- a CDS encoding PLP-dependent transferase — its product is MEFGTRVLHTGREVDSVTGAAAVPIYQVSTFRQPGLNRSGPYDYARSGNPTRQALEAIVADLEQALGYAAAQSGV
- a CDS encoding trans-sulfuration enzyme family protein, translated to MKLDTVLVHAGVRRDPAYGAVSVPVYQSATFQHPALGESTGYDYSRSGNPTRAALEEALARAEGGARALAFASGMAALTCALGLFGPGDHLVVTEDLYGGTYRLLEQVLALPHTYADTADLDAVRAAIRPDTRAVLVESLTNPRMKRADVAALAGLCRAHGLLLIVDNTFLTPWLCRPLELGADIVVHSATKYLAGHNDVVAGALITRDTALGDRLSFLQNAVGSVLGPQDSWLVLRGLKTLALRMERHQQNAARIAAWLREHPRVEEVLYPGVGGMLSFTVTEPSLVPQVLRRVKLILFAESLGGVESLITFPWTQTHADMPEEVRRRLGITDRLLRLSVGIEDADDLIADLAQALEG